A single window of Acinetobacter wuhouensis DNA harbors:
- the pilB gene encoding type IV-A pilus assembly ATPase PilB: MSIQNGSPKFSGYIRRLVDEGFLSAQQMKDAIDSAKKNKMSTVAYLVEKLDIKAILIAEMISSEFGEPIFDLDSFNPEMLPKEVADNNLCFKHKVIPLVQRGNILYVATSDPTNVEALDAIRFNCGLNIEPIIVEYDKLEKALEKHFTVEESFSFGEEDFDVDIIATDDQESTDVDNDTPEDEAPIVKYVNKLLVDAIRMGASDLHFEPYEKSYRVRYRVDGVLRSITNPPLQLANRLASRLKVMSKMDISEKRVPQDGRIKLKLSKTKAIDFRVNSLPTLFGEKLVLRILDPSSAMLGIDALGYEEHQKALFMEALEKPQGMLLITGPTGSGKTVSLYTGLNILNTESSNISTAEDPVEINLEGINQVNVNPKVGLSFSAALKSFLRQDPDIIMVGEIRDLETAEIAIKAAQTGHMVMSTLHTNSAPETLTRLRNMGVPSFNIATSVNLVIAQRLARRLCSHCKAPVEIPKQSLLEMGFTEQDLSNPDLQIYQPIGCSECREGYKGRVGVYEVMKVTPEISKIIMEDGNALQIAAASEKLGFNNLRRSGLIKVMNGLTSLQEINRVTSE, encoded by the coding sequence ATGTCTATACAGAATGGTTCACCTAAGTTTTCGGGATATATTCGTCGCTTAGTGGATGAAGGCTTTTTATCAGCCCAACAAATGAAAGATGCGATTGACAGTGCTAAAAAGAATAAAATGAGCACAGTTGCCTATTTAGTCGAAAAATTAGATATTAAAGCGATTCTCATTGCTGAAATGATCTCATCTGAATTTGGCGAACCAATTTTTGATCTAGATAGCTTTAACCCTGAAATGTTACCCAAAGAAGTGGCTGATAATAATTTATGTTTCAAACATAAAGTGATTCCTTTGGTACAGCGTGGCAATATTTTATATGTTGCGACCTCAGATCCAACCAATGTTGAAGCGCTTGACGCCATTCGTTTTAATTGTGGGCTCAACATTGAACCGATCATTGTTGAATATGACAAATTAGAAAAAGCTTTAGAAAAGCATTTTACAGTAGAAGAAAGTTTTAGTTTTGGCGAAGAAGACTTTGATGTCGATATTATTGCCACAGATGATCAAGAATCAACGGACGTCGATAATGACACCCCAGAAGATGAAGCGCCGATTGTTAAATATGTTAATAAGTTATTGGTCGATGCAATTCGAATGGGCGCATCCGATTTGCATTTTGAACCCTATGAAAAATCTTATCGTGTGCGTTACCGTGTCGATGGTGTTTTAAGATCTATTACCAACCCACCACTACAATTGGCAAATCGTTTAGCTTCACGTCTAAAAGTGATGTCCAAAATGGATATTTCTGAAAAACGTGTTCCTCAAGATGGTCGTATTAAATTAAAACTATCTAAAACCAAAGCCATTGATTTTCGTGTGAACTCACTCCCAACCCTCTTTGGTGAAAAACTGGTACTGCGTATTCTTGATCCATCCAGCGCCATGCTCGGGATTGATGCCTTAGGCTATGAAGAACATCAAAAAGCCTTATTTATGGAAGCGCTCGAAAAACCTCAAGGCATGTTACTTATCACAGGTCCAACGGGTTCAGGTAAAACGGTTTCTTTATATACAGGCTTGAATATTTTAAACACCGAAAGCTCGAATATTTCTACAGCCGAAGACCCTGTCGAAATCAACTTGGAAGGGATTAACCAAGTTAACGTCAATCCTAAAGTGGGTTTAAGCTTCTCCGCAGCGCTCAAATCATTCCTGCGTCAAGATCCAGATATCATCATGGTCGGGGAGATTCGAGACCTTGAAACTGCTGAAATTGCGATTAAGGCAGCACAGACCGGTCATATGGTGATGTCTACTCTACATACCAATAGTGCTCCTGAAACATTGACCCGTTTAAGAAACATGGGGGTGCCTTCTTTTAACATCGCAACATCAGTGAATCTCGTGATTGCTCAACGATTGGCGCGTCGCCTATGTAGTCACTGTAAAGCGCCCGTTGAAATTCCAAAGCAAAGTCTGTTAGAAATGGGTTTTACAGAACAAGATTTAAGCAACCCAGACTTACAAATATATCAACCGATTGGCTGTAGTGAATGTCGTGAAGGCTATAAGGGGCGTGTTGGTGTATATGAAGTGATGAAAGTAACACCTGAAATTTCAAAGATTATTATGGAAGATGGTAATGCGCTTCAAATCGCAGCAGCATCTGAGAAATTGGGGTTTAATAATCTAAGACGTTCAGGACTGATTAAGGTCATGAATGGTTTAACTTCTTTACAAGAAATTAACCGCGTAACCAGCGAATAA
- the tpiA gene encoding triose-phosphate isomerase yields MSDSTITPWVVGNWKMNPMQANSQQLIQDLKQYLKQTPITEQQCHIGVAPISIALLSVQQSLVDAQSPVKVVAQDLSRMAGTGAFTGEVSAELLKDSQIDYVLIGHSERREIFGDGVEHVKAKVLNALNAGLTVIYCVGESLEQREAGQAEQVVLQQICDLATVVKADQWHNIVVAYEPIWAIGTGKTASPEDAQAMHAQIRQGLAQIAAEGKNIAILYGGSVKPENAVELAACPDINGALVGGASLNAASFFEIARAFAKIKE; encoded by the coding sequence ATGTCGGATTCGACTATTACTCCTTGGGTTGTCGGCAATTGGAAAATGAACCCAATGCAAGCGAATTCGCAACAGCTCATTCAAGATTTAAAACAGTATTTAAAACAAACACCGATTACAGAACAACAATGTCATATTGGTGTTGCACCGATTTCTATTGCTTTATTGTCCGTTCAACAGTCATTGGTTGATGCACAGTCACCTGTTAAAGTTGTCGCTCAAGACCTTTCTCGTATGGCAGGTACAGGCGCATTTACAGGTGAAGTCAGCGCGGAGCTACTTAAAGACAGTCAAATTGATTATGTGTTAATTGGTCATTCTGAGCGCCGTGAAATTTTTGGTGATGGTGTTGAACACGTGAAAGCCAAAGTTCTAAATGCACTGAATGCTGGTTTAACCGTCATTTACTGTGTTGGTGAAAGTTTAGAACAACGTGAAGCAGGGCAAGCAGAGCAAGTTGTGCTACAACAAATTTGTGACCTAGCGACAGTTGTAAAAGCAGATCAGTGGCACAATATTGTAGTTGCTTATGAACCAATTTGGGCAATCGGCACAGGTAAGACAGCTTCTCCTGAAGATGCACAAGCGATGCATGCCCAAATTCGTCAAGGTTTGGCTCAAATTGCAGCTGAAGGGAAGAATATTGCCATTTTGTATGGTGGTAGTGTTAAACCTGAAAATGCAGTAGAGTTGGCAGCTTGTCCAGATATTAATGGTGCACTGGTTGGTGGTGCATCACTCAATGCAGCGTCATTTTTTGAAATTGCTCGCGCATTTGCGAAAATAAAAGAATAG
- the secG gene encoding preprotein translocase subunit SecG, translating to MHTFVLVVHIILAVLMIGLILVQHGKGADAGASFGGGGAATVFGASGSASFLTRLTAILTALFFVTSITLAVFAKKQTSDAYGLKTVQSSSQTTAPAQTNTGETSPTAPK from the coding sequence ATGCATACTTTTGTGCTGGTAGTACATATCATATTGGCTGTTCTGATGATTGGACTGATTTTAGTTCAACATGGTAAAGGTGCAGATGCTGGCGCTTCATTTGGTGGCGGTGGTGCAGCAACTGTATTTGGTGCATCAGGTTCAGCGAGTTTTTTAACACGTTTAACTGCGATTCTGACAGCATTGTTTTTTGTCACCAGTATCACGCTTGCTGTGTTTGCGAAAAAGCAAACTTCCGATGCTTATGGATTGAAAACAGTACAATCTAGTTCGCAAACAACAGCTCCTGCACAAACAAATACGGGTGAAACTTCGCCAACCGCACCGAAATAA
- the rimP gene encoding ribosome maturation factor RimP yields MKLSNKTQALQDLITPAVQACDVDLWGIEFIPQGKRSLLRIYIDKEVSENAEPVLNEEGEVELGRGIGVQDCVRVTQQVGAILDVHDPISGEYALEVSSPGWDRPFFQLAQLQAYIGQQVALRLIAAVENRRKFQAKLVAVDLENEFIQVEVEKQQVLEIDANNIDKANLIYQD; encoded by the coding sequence ATGAAGCTATCAAATAAAACTCAGGCACTTCAAGATCTAATCACTCCTGCAGTGCAAGCTTGTGATGTTGACCTTTGGGGAATTGAATTTATCCCTCAAGGTAAACGTTCTTTATTGCGTATTTATATCGATAAAGAAGTTTCTGAAAATGCTGAACCTGTTCTAAATGAAGAGGGTGAAGTAGAGTTAGGCCGTGGTATCGGTGTACAAGATTGTGTACGTGTAACACAGCAAGTGGGTGCGATTTTGGATGTTCATGATCCAATTTCAGGTGAATATGCCTTAGAAGTATCATCACCAGGTTGGGATCGTCCATTTTTCCAATTGGCACAGCTACAAGCTTATATTGGTCAACAAGTTGCTTTGCGTTTAATCGCAGCGGTGGAAAATCGTCGTAAGTTTCAAGCGAAATTGGTTGCTGTTGATTTAGAAAATGAATTCATTCAAGTGGAAGTTGAAAAACAACAGGTACTTGAAATTGATGCAAACAATATTGATAAAGCGAATCTGATCTATCAAGATTAA
- the nusA gene encoding transcription termination factor NusA, which translates to MAREILTVVETVSNEKGVSREAIFEALEQALVAATKKKFYEGTNSEEARLRVEIDRKTGDYSTFRQWEVVADEDHEMPACQDAISDVDPAQWSIGDIRELEVPSIDFGRIAAQIAKQVIVQKIREAERALVADAYESKVGELIYGEVKKQTKDGFIIDLGDNAEAYLAREEMIPKEILRPKQRMNAILFNVNREGRGAQLLLSRAKPEMLIALMKKEIPEISEEIIEIKAAARQPGVRAKIAVKTNDHRIDPVGACIGMRGTRIQAVQSELNGERIDVVVWSDDPAQYIASALEPADVSGIVIDEEERTADIIFATSDQLARAIGSQGQNVRLASELTGYKLNMMLEDEYRARQQNEAQQYLDMFVTRLDIEEDLAMALVEMGFTSLEEIAYVPAETFDEIELDADTVELLQSRAKEAALADALKQQEDIQDPSPELLEMEGMTSEIAHALAARGVVTIDDLADQATDDISDIDGLGAEKAGQLIMKARESWFN; encoded by the coding sequence ATGGCACGCGAGATTCTCACCGTCGTTGAAACGGTTAGTAATGAGAAAGGTGTAAGTCGCGAAGCAATTTTTGAAGCGCTTGAACAAGCTTTAGTTGCAGCGACTAAAAAGAAATTCTACGAAGGAACGAATTCGGAAGAAGCGCGTCTACGTGTGGAGATTGATCGTAAAACTGGTGACTATAGTACTTTCCGTCAATGGGAAGTGGTTGCTGATGAAGATCATGAAATGCCTGCATGTCAAGATGCTATTTCTGATGTTGATCCTGCGCAGTGGTCAATTGGTGATATTCGTGAATTGGAAGTGCCATCAATCGATTTCGGTCGTATTGCTGCTCAAATCGCGAAACAAGTGATTGTGCAAAAAATTCGTGAAGCTGAACGTGCGTTGGTTGCAGATGCTTATGAATCTAAAGTGGGTGAGCTGATCTACGGTGAAGTGAAAAAACAAACCAAAGATGGCTTTATCATCGACTTAGGTGACAATGCAGAAGCATATTTAGCGCGTGAAGAAATGATTCCTAAGGAAATTCTTCGCCCTAAACAACGTATGAACGCAATTCTTTTCAATGTGAACCGTGAAGGTCGTGGCGCGCAATTATTATTGTCTCGTGCTAAACCTGAAATGTTAATCGCATTGATGAAAAAAGAAATTCCAGAAATTTCTGAAGAAATCATTGAAATTAAAGCAGCAGCACGTCAACCAGGCGTTCGTGCAAAAATTGCTGTGAAAACCAATGACCATCGTATTGACCCAGTAGGTGCTTGTATTGGTATGCGTGGTACACGTATCCAAGCAGTACAATCTGAGTTGAATGGTGAACGTATTGATGTGGTTGTATGGTCTGATGATCCTGCTCAATATATCGCTAGTGCTTTAGAGCCAGCGGATGTATCGGGTATTGTGATCGATGAAGAAGAGCGTACTGCAGACATTATTTTTGCGACCAGTGATCAACTCGCGCGTGCGATTGGTTCTCAAGGACAAAACGTTCGTTTAGCTTCAGAGTTAACTGGCTATAAACTCAATATGATGCTTGAAGATGAGTATCGTGCTCGTCAACAAAATGAAGCTCAACAATATTTAGACATGTTTGTAACACGTCTTGATATTGAAGAAGATCTTGCAATGGCTTTAGTAGAAATGGGCTTTACTTCACTTGAAGAGATTGCTTATGTGCCTGCAGAAACTTTCGATGAAATCGAATTGGATGCGGATACAGTTGAATTGCTACAAAGTCGTGCAAAAGAAGCCGCTTTGGCAGATGCATTGAAACAACAAGAAGATATTCAGGATCCAAGTCCAGAGCTTCTTGAGATGGAAGGTATGACTTCTGAAATTGCGCATGCTTTAGCTGCTCGTGGTGTTGTAACAATCGATGACTTGGCTGACCAAGCAACTGACGATATTTCAGATATCGATGGTTTAGGTGCTGAAAAAGCAGGTCAATTGATTATGAAAGCACGTGAATCATGGTTTAACTAG